From a region of the Candidatus Dormiibacterota bacterium genome:
- a CDS encoding bifunctional (p)ppGpp synthetase/guanosine-3',5'-bis(diphosphate) 3'-pyrophosphohydrolase, whose product MTIQELIGAVRAYDPDLDPQWLTRVYEVADLAHEGQRRASGESYIEHPLSVAGILAELEMDRQTIAAAILHDVVEDTMITSEQVAAEFGEEIAALVEGVTKLTRIPYQSKEDAQVENLRKMFMAMARDIRVIIIKLADRLHNMRTLSSLPPAKQVAIARETLDIYAPIAHRLGIWKIKWDIEDLCLRYLDPEPYREIVERVAKTRREREADVEEAITRLRAEFASMHVNAEIQGRPKHFYSIYSKIKKGRDFSTIYDLTAIRIIVDSVKDCYGALGAVHSMWTPLPGRFKDYIAMPKPNMYQSLHTTVVGPQGEPLEIQIRTWEMHRTSEYGIAAHWRYKEGGGKGDQFENKLSWLRALLEWQKDMRDSRVFMENLKLDLFDSQVFVFSPRGDVYSMPAGGNPLDFAYAVHTDVGNHCVGAKVNGRIVPLDSQLSNGDICEILVNKSNARPSLDWLSIVKTSGAKHKIKQWFRKERREENVLAGQESLEQELARAHLRIDLARGELIDTIAQRMSYPTATDLYAAIGFGDASAQAVANRIRDEIKSDNVVDLSKVVSKAPPRKSARKSSGVRIAGVDDVLVRLSKCCSPVPGDPIIGYVTIGRGVSVHRADCPNVAYMNATPERILQAQWVADADQTHAVDIEVEAVDRSQLLQDIMAVFAELKTQVSSVTARVRRDTSAVTSLTVQIRDLDHLHKILTKLGALKNVRRVYRVTKREKSAGA is encoded by the coding sequence ATGACCATCCAAGAGCTCATCGGCGCGGTTCGGGCCTACGATCCAGATCTGGATCCGCAGTGGCTCACGCGCGTCTATGAGGTGGCCGACCTCGCCCACGAAGGGCAGCGTCGCGCCTCGGGTGAGTCGTACATCGAGCATCCGCTCTCGGTAGCGGGCATTTTGGCCGAGCTCGAGATGGACCGCCAAACGATTGCCGCGGCAATTCTGCACGATGTGGTGGAAGACACCATGATTACCAGCGAGCAGGTCGCCGCCGAATTCGGCGAAGAGATCGCCGCACTCGTCGAGGGCGTGACCAAGCTTACCCGCATCCCCTATCAGTCGAAAGAAGATGCGCAGGTGGAAAACCTGCGTAAGATGTTTATGGCGATGGCGCGCGATATTCGCGTCATCATCATCAAGCTTGCCGACCGCTTGCACAACATGCGCACGCTGTCGAGCCTTCCGCCGGCCAAACAAGTGGCGATCGCTCGTGAAACGCTCGATATTTACGCGCCGATCGCGCATCGGCTCGGCATTTGGAAGATCAAATGGGACATCGAGGACCTGTGCCTGCGGTATCTCGATCCCGAACCGTATCGCGAGATCGTCGAACGCGTCGCCAAAACCCGGCGCGAGCGCGAAGCCGATGTCGAAGAAGCCATTACGCGCCTTCGCGCGGAGTTTGCGTCGATGCACGTCAACGCCGAGATCCAAGGCCGCCCGAAGCATTTTTACTCGATCTACTCGAAGATCAAAAAAGGCCGAGATTTTTCGACGATCTACGATCTGACGGCGATTCGCATCATCGTCGATTCGGTAAAGGATTGCTACGGTGCGCTCGGCGCAGTGCACTCGATGTGGACCCCGCTGCCGGGACGCTTCAAAGACTACATCGCGATGCCCAAGCCCAACATGTACCAGTCGCTGCACACGACGGTGGTGGGGCCGCAAGGCGAACCGCTCGAAATTCAGATTCGCACCTGGGAGATGCACCGCACCAGCGAGTACGGCATCGCCGCGCATTGGCGCTATAAAGAAGGCGGCGGCAAGGGCGACCAATTCGAGAATAAGCTCTCCTGGCTGCGCGCGTTGCTCGAATGGCAAAAGGACATGCGCGATTCGCGCGTGTTCATGGAGAATCTCAAGCTCGATCTGTTCGATTCGCAGGTGTTCGTTTTCTCGCCGCGCGGCGACGTGTACTCGATGCCCGCCGGTGGGAATCCGCTCGATTTCGCGTACGCGGTGCATACGGACGTCGGCAATCATTGCGTTGGGGCGAAGGTGAACGGGCGCATCGTTCCGCTCGACTCGCAATTGAGCAACGGCGACATCTGCGAGATTCTGGTTAACAAATCGAACGCGCGCCCATCGCTCGACTGGCTTTCGATCGTTAAAACGTCCGGCGCTAAGCATAAGATCAAGCAGTGGTTCCGCAAGGAGCGACGCGAGGAAAACGTCTTGGCCGGCCAGGAGTCGCTCGAGCAAGAGTTGGCGCGCGCGCACCTGCGCATCGATCTAGCGCGGGGCGAATTGATCGATACGATCGCGCAGCGCATGAGCTATCCTACCGCCACCGATCTTTACGCCGCGATCGGCTTCGGCGATGCCTCGGCTCAGGCCGTCGCCAACCGCATCCGCGACGAGATCAAGAGCGACAACGTCGTCGATCTCTCGAAGGTCGTATCGAAGGCTCCGCCGCGCAAGAGCGCGCGCAAATCGAGCGGCGTGCGCATCGCGGGCGTCGACGACGTGCTGGTACGGCTCTCGAAGTGCTGTTCGCCGGTGCCGGGCGACCCGATTATCGGCTACGTCACGATCGGCCGGGGCGTTAGCGTGCATCGGGCGGACTGCCCGAACGTGGCCTACATGAATGCTACGCCGGAGCGCATTCTGCAGGCGCAATGGGTGGCCGACGCCGACCAGACCCATGCGGTCGATATCGAGGTTGAAGCCGTTGACCGCTCCCAGCTGTTACAGGATATCATGGCAGTATTTGCGGAGCTTAAAACGCAGGTGAGTTCGGTAACGGCGCGGGTGCGCCGCGATACCTCGGCGGTGACCAGCCTCACCGTGCAGATTCGCGATCTCGACCACTTGCACAAGATTCTCACCAAACTCGGCGCGCTCAAGAACGTACGGCGCGTCTATCGCGTGACCAAGCGCGAGAAGAGCGCGGGCGCATAG